DNA from Metabacillus flavus:
TTCGGGTGATTTTCAAGGCCAGGATAATAGATTGTTGAAACAGCTGGATGCTCCTTCAGGAAACGGACAATCTCTTGCGTATTTCTTTCATGCGCTTCCATTCTGAGGCCGAGTGTTTTAACACCGCGGATCAACAGCCAGGAATCCTGCGGTCCAAGAACCCCGCCTGTAGAATTCTGAACAAAATGGAGGTCTTCTGCAAGCTGCTGGCTGTTTACGGCAACAAGACCGGCCACTACGTCACTATGCCCTCCGATATACTTTGTCGCACTGTGAAGGACAATATCTGCTCCCTGGGTAAGCGGAGTCTGCCAATACGGAGTACTAAATGTATTATCTACGATTGTCAGCAATCCTTTTTCTTTTGCAAGACGGGCTGAAGCCTCAATGTCCGTAATTTTCAGCAGCGGATTGGTTGGTGTTTCCAGATACAATGCTTTTGTATTGGATTGGATGGCTTCTGTAATATTTTCTAAATTACTAGTGTCCACAAAGGTCGATTCAATGCCCAGTCTGTTTAATACCTTTGTCATCACACGGTACGTTCCGCCATATACGTCATCTGTCATGATGACATGATCACCGCTGCTGAACAGCATCATGACTGCTGAGATGGCTGCCATTCCGGATCCGAATGCGAAACCAGCATGTCCTTCCTCAAGATCTTTAATTAATTCTTCCAATGCATGTCTTGTAGGATTTCCTGTTCTCGAATACTCATATCCTTTATGCTCGCCCACGCGCTCCTGCTTATAAGTGCTAACCTGATAAACCGGCACATTGACTGCACCTGTCTGTTCATCGCCCGGGATTCCTCCGTGGATCATTTTAGTCAGCTTTTTCATGACTAGATTCCCCCTTCGTAAATTTTTTTGCTTAAGTACCGTTCACTGCTATCAGGAAAAATGGTCACAATCATGCTTCCCTCTTTGGCAGTCTCAGCTTCAATTAATGCAGCGTGAAGTGCAGCCCCCGATGAACTTCCAACAAGAAGCCCCTCTCGCTTGGCAAGCTCGGAAACTCTGCGGAAGGCATCTTCATCTGTTACCGTATGAATGGAGTCAAAATACTCCTTGTTCATGTAACCCGGCAGAAACTCCATACCGATTCCTTCTGTTTTGTGTGGCCCTGATTCTCCGCCGTTCAGAATGGATCCTTCAGGTTCTACAATGCACGTTTTAACATTGGGATTCTGTTCTTTCAGGTACTCAGCTGTTCCCATAAAAGTTCCGCCTGTTCCGGCTCCTGCCAGAAAGATATCAATTTTCCCCTCCAGCTGCTCCCAAAGTTCCGGACCGAGGGTCTTATAGTAAGTAAGCGGATTGGAGGGATTTCCAAATTGCTGAGGGCAGTAAGAGCCGGGTATTTCCTTTATAAGCTCCTGGGCCTTATCAATGGCTCCCTTCATACCGAGACTGGTGGGTGTATGAACAATTTTTGCCCCCAGCGCCTTCATGATTTCCTGCTTTTCCATGCTGAATTTTTCAGGAATGCAGAACATAACCTGAAGATCCTCATGGATTGCTGCCAAAGCAAGTCCAATGCCCGTATTGCCGGCTGTCGGCTCAATGATTGTGCCGCCTTTGGCTACTTTTCCGGTCTTAAGTGCATCTTCAATCAGTTCCTTTCCAAGCCGGTCCTTAATGCTCCCGCCTGGATTGTAGAATTCAAGTTTTGCAAAAAGACGGGTGCCGTTCGGAAGCGGAAAATGCTTTATCTCCATAAGGGGTGTTGACCCGATCAGTTCGTGGACACCTTTGACTACTTTCATCCAAACACCTTCTTCATAACGCAGCAGGATGGATTCATTCTGCTGTGCTTTTAATTATTTCAAATTGCGGACAATACGAAGAACATGCTCCGCTGAATGAAGACCTGCTTTTTCAAGGAACTGATCAAACGATACATCTGATTCCTTGCCCGCAATATCTGAGAGTGCACGGATGATGACAAACGGCACCTGGAATTGGTGGCAGACCTGAGCAATAGCGGCTGCTTCCATTTCTACGGCATACAGGTTCTCAAATTTCGTGCGGATATAATCAACCCGCTCAGGATCGTTCATAAACGAATCACCCGTTGCAATCATCCCTGTAACCACTTGGATTCCTTCAATGTTTTTTGCCTCGGCTTCCGCAATCTCCAAAAGCTTGGGATCCGGCAGATAGGCTGAAGGAAGTCCGGGTACCTGACCGTATTCGTAGCCAAACGCTGTCACGTCCACATCGTGATGACGGACCTCGGTCGAAACCACGACGTCTCCAACATTTAAGGATTGATGAAATCCGCCGGCAGATCCCGTATTGATTACATAATCAGGCTTATAGCGGTCAAGCAGGAGTGCTGTGCTTAGAGCAGCATTCACTTTTCCGATTCCTGATTTAAGAAGGACGATTTCTTTTCCCTCGTACATTCCTTCTGTAAATTCACTGCCTGCAATCAGCTCGCTGCTTTGACCTTCCAGCTTTTCTCTTAATATATTTACTTCTTCTTCCATTGCTCCAATAATAGCTATTTTCATTAGGACAACCCTCTTTACTCTAAAATTACTGTTTTACTGCTTCCATAATCCATACGAATGGATTCATTTGTGTAAAGGTCACAATGAATCCATGCTTTTCGTATATTGACTTCATCACAACATGGGTTGTGTAATATTCTGTCTCAAGATCCAGAGCGAGGCTTAAAAACTGCCTTCTTCTCGATTCTTCAATCTTCTTTATATACGCATCCCGGTCAGTGAAAACAGTATCAGCAAAGATTATTTTACCACCTTTGGCAAGCATGCTTCCATAAATCCCGACGGCTTTATCTTTTTCTTCATCCGTAAGGTGGTGAAAAGCATACGTGCTTACAATCGAATCAATCTGCTCTGCAGGTTTTGGGAAATCAAGAAAGTCTCCATCTGAAATCAAGATGTCTGCAGGCAGTTTTTCAATTGCCTTTTCTCTCATTGCATTTGACGGTTCAATGCCATATACCTTTTTCCCCGCAGCATGCAGCAGGGCTGTCAGGTTTCCAGTACCTAAACCAAATTCCAGAACCGCTGATCCCGATCTGTTCGTTACTTCTTCAAGTATGCTGCTATAGTTTTGAAATACTTCTTTATATTCAACGTCATGTCCGCTGACGGTCGTATCATAATCAGAGGCCCACCCTTCAAACAACTCCAAAAATTCTCTGCCCATGATGACACTCTCCCTTAAAAACTTAATAATTCCTATGTGTATAGTATGAATTTAAATAAATAACTGTTCAAAGATTATCATATTCCTGTGAGAACCTCAACCTAAATGTTTTTCATATCCCGCTGCATCAAGGTTTTTGGTAAACTAAGAGAAGAGAACAGAGGAGGAAAACAGGGAATGAATTTTCAGCTTGATTATCTTAAAGACAAGGTAGAATTTTTTGAAGCTGCCAGCATAAAGGAATTGGAAAAAAGAATTGCCGAGCAGATTGATCATAATAAAGCTATTCTGATGGAGGTTCATTCGGTTTCGCATCAAATGCATGTCCTTGAGGATGGGCGCAGATTTTACAGCGCGGTCGTTCATTTTAAGACGAACCTGTAAATTAGCTTCCCGCAAAAAAGAACGCTGCCTTGAATCGGCAGCGTCCTTTTGTTTATTTCTGTTCAACTGTAAGAGGTTTCCATCCTTCATTTTCAATGAACTGAAGGGTTACTTCGTATTTCTCATCAGAGTTCTTTGCAGAAACGGTTCCTTTTGCATCGTTTGGCGAACCATTGTTTCCTATAAACCAGATGGTCATATTGTCTTCCGGAATTCCAGTTGCTACGCTCATTGCCCTGGTCATTTCCTTCCAATCCGCTGAGCCTTTATCATACACTGTGGTGTGTTCACCCTTTTGTTCAGTACCTACAGGCTCCCATTCAGAGCTTTTCGATTCCTTGTCCGCTTCTGCTGCTTTGTCTTCCTCATTCTGCTTTTTATCATCAGCAGGCTTGGATTCTTCCTTGGACGCTTCATCACCGGATGTATTTTGTGATTCTGTATCTTCTTTGTCTGTTTGCTCAGACGCAGTTTCTTCGCTTGTCTCTTCGCTTTGTGACTGCTGGTCAGAGATTTTGCTGCTGGAAGTCTGCTTCTTTTCGCCTCCAGTAATAAGCTGGTAGCCGACGGCCGCAATGAGAATGAGCACGACAGCGATCATGACATTCAATACGACATTCGTTTTTCTGCGCTTATCGCGGTTGCCATAGCGGGTTCTATTCATCATCTTCACTCCTCTTCCCACTTTCTTTCTGTACTATTCTATCAAAGGAGCAGGAATCTAGCCAGTTTTGATTCAATAGAATCATTCGAGGCCGGCCGCTATATCAAAAAACACTTGATTCGCAGCCGCCCTGCTTGCAATCGTATCAGCATCCACAACCACTAGAGCGTATCTTGGACTGTCAGATGGGAAATACCCGGCAAACCATTTGTTGATCAGATTATGCCCTTCTGCGTCCTTTCTCCCGGTCTCGGCTGTACCTGATTTTCCTGACACCTCAAAAGGAAGCGTCCGAAATTTTACTCCTGTGCCTTTTTCATCGGAAACAACCAGCCTCAGAAGCTTCTGGAGCCTTTGAACGGTATAATGATCAATCGATACATTCGCAAGCTCTGAATCCGGGAAGCGGTACATGGATGTTCCGTTTTTGTATAAAATCTCTTCAGCCGTTTTTAATTCCATGCCCTTTCCTCCTCTTGCGATCGTCGCCATCATATTGGCAATTGCAAGGGGAGTGACCTGGACATCTTTTTGGCCGATGGCGGTCTGGGCAACCGCTTTTGGGGAGCTCTTATCCCTGAAATCAGACCAGACAGACCCCTGCTTTTCTTCTGGAAATTGTTTAAAGCTGCTGTAATGGAACACCGATCCCTGCCAGCCCACCGGATGAATTAAACCCATTTTCTCAGCGGTTGTTTCCATATAATCCGGCACTTTTTTTATAAGCTTATTTGAAAGAACGTTAAAGGTATAATTGCAGCTTCTTGAAAAGCTTTGCTCAAAGCTGAGTGACCCCAGCTGCCGGTCCTCCTCCACATCACCATATGGATTCAAATCGCAATTGTAGCGGGTGGACGGATGATCAAGGCCGTTCTCTATCGCTGCCGCAGCGGTCACAATTTTAAAAATAGAGCCTGGCTTCATACTCTCTAGCATATAGTTGCTTAAGCTTGAAGCGGAACCGTTCACATTCAAATCAGGCTTGCTGGCCATCGCTAAAAGGGAGTTCGACTGAATGTCAATTAGAACAGCTCCTCCTTTTTTAATGCTAGCCTGTGCAAGAGCGTTTTCGGTTAGCTGCTGCATGTCTGAATCGAGGGTTGTTTTAATTTTCA
Protein-coding regions in this window:
- a CDS encoding PLP-dependent cysteine synthase family protein, whose protein sequence is MKVVKGVHELIGSTPLMEIKHFPLPNGTRLFAKLEFYNPGGSIKDRLGKELIEDALKTGKVAKGGTIIEPTAGNTGIGLALAAIHEDLQVMFCIPEKFSMEKQEIMKALGAKIVHTPTSLGMKGAIDKAQELIKEIPGSYCPQQFGNPSNPLTYYKTLGPELWEQLEGKIDIFLAGAGTGGTFMGTAEYLKEQNPNVKTCIVEPEGSILNGGESGPHKTEGIGMEFLPGYMNKEYFDSIHTVTDEDAFRRVSELAKREGLLVGSSSGAALHAALIEAETAKEGSMIVTIFPDSSERYLSKKIYEGGI
- a CDS encoding peptidoglycan D,D-transpeptidase FtsI family protein, whose protein sequence is MRTIKKRIVSVCVVITIFLLILTARLAELQLFRTESFGSHRINLIEESVKQRTQSVLIDDGRGSIVDRNGEPLSAGVEPSLVLFPFIKSLNWPSKEVAAITGMSEGIIHSLVSRAKKPVILSGKDGAELTQSDLTKINEFKIPGVYGVMVQEKPGELSASHIIGYTAEMPETAKKRYPDKTLPINMKIGAAGLQKAFDAFLLPESETKLLYHVDANNNPLFGVNVKYIADSSPHYPVKIKTTLDSDMQQLTENALAQASIKKGGAVLIDIQSNSLLAMASKPDLNVNGSASSLSNYMLESMKPGSIFKIVTAAAAIENGLDHPSTRYNCDLNPYGDVEEDRQLGSLSFEQSFSRSCNYTFNVLSNKLIKKVPDYMETTAEKMGLIHPVGWQGSVFHYSSFKQFPEEKQGSVWSDFRDKSSPKAVAQTAIGQKDVQVTPLAIANMMATIARGGKGMELKTAEEILYKNGTSMYRFPDSELANVSIDHYTVQRLQKLLRLVVSDEKGTGVKFRTLPFEVSGKSGTAETGRKDAEGHNLINKWFAGYFPSDSPRYALVVVDADTIASRAAANQVFFDIAAGLE
- a CDS encoding class I SAM-dependent methyltransferase, producing the protein MGREFLELFEGWASDYDTTVSGHDVEYKEVFQNYSSILEEVTNRSGSAVLEFGLGTGNLTALLHAAGKKVYGIEPSNAMREKAIEKLPADILISDGDFLDFPKPAEQIDSIVSTYAFHHLTDEEKDKAVGIYGSMLAKGGKIIFADTVFTDRDAYIKKIEESRRRQFLSLALDLETEYYTTHVVMKSIYEKHGFIVTFTQMNPFVWIMEAVKQ
- the mtnN gene encoding 5'-methylthioadenosine/S-adenosylhomocysteine nucleosidase produces the protein MKIAIIGAMEEEVNILREKLEGQSSELIAGSEFTEGMYEGKEIVLLKSGIGKVNAALSTALLLDRYKPDYVINTGSAGGFHQSLNVGDVVVSTEVRHHDVDVTAFGYEYGQVPGLPSAYLPDPKLLEIAEAEAKNIEGIQVVTGMIATGDSFMNDPERVDYIRTKFENLYAVEMEAAAIAQVCHQFQVPFVIIRALSDIAGKESDVSFDQFLEKAGLHSAEHVLRIVRNLK
- a CDS encoding bifunctional cystathionine gamma-lyase/homocysteine desulfhydrase encodes the protein MKKLTKMIHGGIPGDEQTGAVNVPVYQVSTYKQERVGEHKGYEYSRTGNPTRHALEELIKDLEEGHAGFAFGSGMAAISAVMMLFSSGDHVIMTDDVYGGTYRVMTKVLNRLGIESTFVDTSNLENITEAIQSNTKALYLETPTNPLLKITDIEASARLAKEKGLLTIVDNTFSTPYWQTPLTQGADIVLHSATKYIGGHSDVVAGLVAVNSQQLAEDLHFVQNSTGGVLGPQDSWLLIRGVKTLGLRMEAHERNTQEIVRFLKEHPAVSTIYYPGLENHPNHEIAKRQASGFGGMVSFDVGSQEKADQVLSKVKYFTLAESLGAVESLISVPARMTHASIPAERRKELGITDGLIRISVGIEDSADLIDDLKQALS
- a CDS encoding DUF2536 family protein; translation: MNFQLDYLKDKVEFFEAASIKELEKRIAEQIDHNKAILMEVHSVSHQMHVLEDGRRFYSAVVHFKTNL
- a CDS encoding YrrS family protein; protein product: MMNRTRYGNRDKRRKTNVVLNVMIAVVLILIAAVGYQLITGGEKKQTSSSKISDQQSQSEETSEETASEQTDKEDTESQNTSGDEASKEESKPADDKKQNEEDKAAEADKESKSSEWEPVGTEQKGEHTTVYDKGSADWKEMTRAMSVATGIPEDNMTIWFIGNNGSPNDAKGTVSAKNSDEKYEVTLQFIENEGWKPLTVEQK